From Thermus brockianus, the proteins below share one genomic window:
- a CDS encoding tetratricopeptide repeat protein, which yields MAAVENGNHEAYSRLVQAYQAGDSEAGVALGMLYLNGIAYPRDLEKARQYFEWAHGRGSGWASWALAALYINGLGVPRDLQKGFQYAKQSMDRGYPGGKAVYGLFLGAGQGGLKQDLDRGIRLIQEAAESGDPVALNALARYLAFFDHPKLPRNPQKAREYWEQAAAKGYYLARSFLAYDLFFGLGGPPNQKRALELAKPFVGFDPVSTTVWAAALYFGQGGVPQDRPRACGMAKERAELFSGLGTIYGLCILEGVVPGERALGFAYLLVGALDSHPLAQSLVPEWEKRLKPEEVNRAKELLKNLP from the coding sequence GTGGCCGCGGTGGAGAACGGCAACCACGAGGCCTATAGCCGCCTCGTGCAGGCCTACCAGGCGGGCGATTCCGAGGCTGGCGTGGCCCTGGGGATGCTTTACCTCAACGGGATCGCCTACCCGAGGGACCTAGAGAAAGCCCGCCAGTACTTCGAGTGGGCCCATGGTAGGGGGAGCGGTTGGGCCAGCTGGGCCCTAGCCGCTCTCTATATCAACGGCTTGGGCGTGCCGAGGGACCTACAGAAGGGCTTCCAGTACGCCAAGCAGAGCATGGATAGGGGCTACCCCGGTGGAAAGGCGGTGTATGGCCTCTTTCTCGGCGCCGGCCAGGGTGGTTTGAAGCAAGACCTAGACCGCGGGATCCGCCTCATCCAGGAGGCCGCGGAGTCGGGAGACCCGGTGGCCCTCAATGCGCTCGCCCGCTACCTCGCCTTTTTCGACCACCCAAAGCTTCCCAGGAACCCCCAGAAGGCGCGGGAGTACTGGGAGCAGGCCGCGGCGAAGGGCTATTACCTCGCCCGGAGCTTCCTGGCCTATGACCTCTTCTTCGGGTTGGGTGGCCCCCCGAACCAGAAGCGGGCCCTGGAACTCGCCAAGCCGTTTGTGGGCTTTGACCCCGTATCAACCACCGTCTGGGCTGCCGCTCTCTACTTCGGCCAGGGGGGTGTACCCCAAGACCGCCCCCGGGCCTGTGGGATGGCGAAGGAAAGGGCCGAGTTGTTTTCGGGCCTCGGCACCATCTACGGCCTCTGCATCCTGGAAGGGGTGGTGCCCGGGGAGCGGGCCCTGGGCTTCGCCTACCTCCTCGTTGGAGCACTTGACAGCCACCCCCTGGCCCAGTCCCTGGTCCCCGAATGGGAGAAACGGTTGAAGCCCGAGGAGGTTAACCGGGCGAAGGAGCTTCTCAAGAACCTGCCGTGA
- a CDS encoding DUF6992 family protein, translating into MERALVLRRGPGGLVAADPVWRGFWLTNALWASVDGGIALVGLLSPEPDRAWLRDILYLNAALDLLYIAGGLWLASKGEARLQGAGWAVVLHGGVASPL; encoded by the coding sequence TTGGAGCGTGCCCTGGTCCTTCGCCGGGGCCCTGGGGGGCTCGTGGCCGCCGACCCTGTTTGGCGGGGCTTCTGGCTCACCAACGCCCTCTGGGCCTCCGTGGACGGGGGCATCGCCCTGGTGGGGCTCCTGTCACCGGAGCCGGACAGGGCTTGGCTCCGGGACATCCTCTACCTCAACGCCGCCTTGGACCTCCTCTACATCGCGGGGGGATTGTGGCTGGCCTCCAAGGGGGAGGCGCGGCTTCAGGGGGCAGGATGGGCTGTCGTTCTGCACGGGGGGGTGGCTTCTCCTCTTTGA
- a CDS encoding PIN domain-containing protein, producing MPLRKRSGPALPPSPAKLRRLFLDANVLFAACWQSGRARALSELAPKVGLELLTSAHALEEAQRNLEAKRLEALEYLQVLRESVRLVPEAPWGLVQRALAKDLPLENAPILAAAWSAGADALVTGDRRHFGHLMGKKVGTVWVLSLGEALGLVLDLLESQG from the coding sequence ATGCCCTTACGGAAGAGGAGCGGGCCCGCCTTGCCGCCATCCCCCGCTAAGCTCCGCCGCCTTTTTCTGGACGCCAACGTCCTCTTCGCCGCCTGTTGGCAGTCGGGACGGGCGCGGGCCCTTTCGGAGCTGGCACCCAAGGTGGGCTTAGAGCTCCTCACCTCCGCCCACGCCTTGGAGGAGGCCCAGCGCAACCTGGAGGCGAAACGGCTGGAGGCCCTGGAGTACCTTCAGGTCCTTCGAGAAAGCGTGCGGCTGGTTCCTGAGGCTCCTTGGGGCTTGGTGCAAAGGGCCTTGGCGAAAGACCTTCCCTTGGAGAATGCACCCATCCTGGCGGCCGCCTGGAGCGCAGGAGCGGATGCCCTGGTGACCGGTGACCGACGTCATTTCGGGCACCTTATGGGCAAAAAGGTGGGTACGGTCTGGGTCCTTTCCCTCGGGGAAGCCTTGGGGTTGGTCCTGGACCTCCTGGAGAGCCAGGGGTGA
- a CDS encoding AbrB/MazE/SpoVT family DNA-binding domain-containing protein encodes MELAKLSRKGQLSIPKRLLRAMGVEGEAYFLVELAPEGGLLLRPAGVYPLEVYAEGRLQELLAEDALTEEERARLAAIPR; translated from the coding sequence GTGGAACTGGCCAAGCTCAGCCGAAAGGGCCAACTCTCCATTCCCAAGCGCCTCCTCAGGGCCATGGGCGTGGAGGGGGAAGCTTACTTCCTGGTGGAGCTTGCCCCCGAAGGGGGGCTCCTCTTGCGCCCTGCCGGGGTCTACCCTCTGGAGGTGTACGCGGAAGGGCGCCTCCAGGAGCTCCTGGCAGAGGATGCCCTTACGGAAGAGGAGCGGGCCCGCCTTGCCGCCATCCCCCGCTAA
- a CDS encoding sialidase family protein, which translates to MKKAWLLLGVALILLVAGCAMQGSPDQGNGGGGNGGGGNGGGGVLACSPTAGNPGETWKVAFSYAPEAIIFAGGCYVAVEGSSALISPNGLMWHVTQLNANEELSDVAFGRGLLVAVGRGLYTSSDGLNWNRTYLPSAPSWLSGVAYGEESGLFVAVGSEGAIYSSVDGENWERRSSPTTSNLADVAYGGGSFVAVGRNGVIVYSQDGVNWTTAQANGADDRFSVAFGNGRFVTNGRGGLFLSEDGGASWSRANAPVNIFSTVAFGRGTFVIGGGTPGTVVLSPDGENWETIPVPTQATVDFVAYVNGKFLVLTQYGDVLVSTDGRNWETAFNPGQDPIAIRHVNNRFYLLLEGPRITRIASSPDGISWTLHDQSIPGVITALAYGSNRYVAVGRDGALYYSEDAQEWFPGQVAGASSEWDLTDVVYADNRFVAVGLGGLVLVSEDGERWDVKQPYGPTENDFYALAYGAGTLLGASEDGFLWISSDRGDTWTTVDTGAGENLNAIIYTNQRFVAVGDRGTIVASDPSNVETWTLEESGLTGYSVYGDLYSVAYDEQRDVYLAVGVFDGYIGGEWYSWPVILRKWGNDSHNPWEPLTRDFDNRSFLEFRSIVFGNGRFVCAGPYSVGVTP; encoded by the coding sequence GTGAAAAAAGCGTGGCTCCTGTTAGGCGTGGCTCTCATTCTTCTAGTGGCTGGTTGTGCTATGCAAGGTAGTCCCGATCAGGGAAATGGCGGCGGGGGCAACGGGGGAGGCGGCAACGGGGGAGGCGGCGTTCTTGCTTGCTCCCCTACTGCTGGGAATCCCGGCGAAACGTGGAAAGTTGCCTTCAGCTACGCTCCAGAAGCCATAATTTTTGCTGGGGGCTGCTACGTGGCGGTGGAAGGCTCTTCCGCCTTAATCTCACCGAATGGCCTCATGTGGCATGTAACCCAGTTGAACGCAAACGAGGAACTTTCCGACGTGGCGTTCGGGAGGGGGCTTCTCGTTGCGGTGGGGCGTGGCCTTTACACCTCCTCTGATGGGCTGAATTGGAACCGAACGTATCTCCCGTCAGCGCCGTCGTGGTTGTCCGGTGTCGCTTACGGGGAAGAGAGTGGGCTTTTTGTAGCTGTGGGGTCTGAGGGTGCGATTTACAGTTCCGTTGATGGAGAAAACTGGGAACGCCGTAGCTCCCCCACCACCTCTAACCTGGCTGATGTGGCCTACGGTGGCGGGAGCTTTGTTGCGGTGGGTCGGAATGGAGTCATCGTTTATTCGCAGGACGGGGTAAACTGGACGACTGCTCAGGCAAACGGCGCCGATGACCGCTTCTCCGTTGCGTTTGGAAACGGGAGGTTTGTGACAAACGGCCGAGGCGGTCTCTTCCTCTCTGAAGACGGGGGTGCTAGTTGGAGTAGGGCGAACGCTCCGGTGAACATCTTTTCCACAGTGGCGTTTGGCCGTGGCACTTTCGTCATAGGGGGCGGGACGCCAGGAACTGTGGTCCTATCGCCGGATGGAGAGAACTGGGAAACCATCCCTGTGCCCACGCAGGCAACGGTTGACTTCGTTGCGTACGTTAACGGCAAGTTTTTGGTGTTAACCCAATATGGGGATGTCTTGGTGTCAACAGATGGCCGCAACTGGGAAACTGCATTCAATCCAGGCCAGGATCCTATAGCGATCCGGCACGTCAACAATCGGTTCTATCTCCTCCTAGAGGGACCCCGTATTACCAGAATCGCCTCATCCCCAGACGGAATATCTTGGACCTTGCATGACCAATCCATTCCAGGTGTGATAACAGCTTTGGCTTACGGGTCGAACCGGTATGTGGCCGTCGGGAGGGACGGCGCCCTCTACTACTCCGAAGACGCACAGGAGTGGTTCCCCGGCCAGGTAGCTGGGGCATCCAGCGAGTGGGACCTGACGGACGTCGTTTATGCGGATAACCGCTTTGTGGCGGTGGGACTAGGAGGGCTAGTGCTGGTCTCGGAAGACGGAGAGCGTTGGGACGTAAAACAACCTTACGGCCCTACTGAAAATGACTTCTACGCCCTTGCCTATGGGGCAGGCACGCTCTTAGGCGCTTCTGAGGATGGATTTTTATGGATCTCCTCCGATAGGGGTGATACCTGGACGACGGTTGACACGGGCGCAGGGGAGAATTTAAACGCCATCATCTACACCAACCAGCGCTTCGTTGCCGTCGGCGACAGAGGAACGATTGTAGCGTCAGACCCGTCTAATGTGGAGACCTGGACCCTCGAGGAAAGCGGCCTTACAGGTTACTCAGTCTACGGCGACCTTTACAGTGTGGCCTACGATGAGCAGCGCGACGTTTACCTCGCGGTCGGGGTCTTCGACGGCTACATCGGCGGAGAATGGTACAGCTGGCCAGTCATTCTCCGGAAATGGGGAAACGACAGCCACAACCCCTGGGAACCTCTCACGCGGGATTTCGACAACAGGAGTTTTCTAGAATTTCGCTCCATCGTTTTCGGCAACGGCCGATTCGTGTGCGCTGGTCCCTATAGCGTTGGCGTAACACCCTAG